GCGGGGGGCATAGAGCTTTTCCCGCTCATGACGCTCCCGCTCTCGGCTGGCGCTCACATCGGAAAAAAGATCGGCGATATCGTCTCCGAACTCGCACAGCTTTCTCCGGATGCTATAGCGGATCGCGCCCGCGAACAGGAACTCGGCTTCCGTATTCTCGGCATACTCCTCTCGCTTGTACGGCGCGATCCGAAACAAACACGTTCGCTTCGTGAGGCGATGCGGCTTGCCCCGGCATTCCGGTATATCGAAGAGCATCTCGCAGAAAACATATCACCGTCCGATGCCGCTGACACCGTCGGTCTTTCGCCGTCACGGTTCACCGTGCTCTTTAAGGCCGCCGCCGGAAAGCCTCTCATGGACCATATCCGAGAGGCGCGCATAGCGCGGGTGAAGATGATGCTGCTTTCTGGCGGAACGCTTTCGTCAGCGGCACGCGCTGCCGGATACACGACATCGTTCAGCCTGAGTCGCGCGTTCAAAACGGCGGTCGGCATAAGCCCGGCGTCATACATCCGAGCAAACCAGGACCTTCGATAACGCTCATGGTATGAAAACAGTGCCTGCGGATATGGATTATCCACACGAAGCGGACTATACTGAACACATGACACAAGCGAGGCAACCATGAAAGCA
This portion of the Spirochaetota bacterium genome encodes:
- a CDS encoding AraC family transcriptional regulator — protein: MTDAIAFTCLDRGDDSPAKRSVIDWRELPCLLVSVRRGLHWKLLLDHGVSHTFGPGEVMIIPPRTRHRIEILSRTKVTGTRWAHIRYTVAGGIELFPLMTLPLSAGAHIGKKIGDIVSELAQLSPDAIADRAREQELGFRILGILLSLVRRDPKQTRSLREAMRLAPAFRYIEEHLAENISPSDAADTVGLSPSRFTVLFKAAAGKPLMDHIREARIARVKMMLLSGGTLSSAARAAGYTTSFSLSRAFKTAVGISPASYIRANQDLR